Proteins encoded by one window of Planktothrix tepida PCC 9214:
- a CDS encoding tetratricopeptide repeat protein, whose product MSEFPISVDLYVASSEEIVENLIPFFARLDDDRVQKAIAHFFVKFQQKPGLGAVIYQKLATYYYQQNQVNLAINLYQYSIQLNPKFELAYYELGNIFTQLQQWEKAITTYNKTLEFQPNAGHIDERIAEVYYQQEIWEQARFYYQKAVKSQPNLWLSFYKLGEIYFRQQDWLEAIATYQVSIYHKSDFPWSYFRLGECFAVVENWQASAQTYEKAIELLPDFYWGYQALGQIYLKLEAWEKAVNLYQRASQLKSDYYCCYKDLAYAYLRLGEWEEALKNYQKAVELKIELSPQDQHWKNLLNQLKDQPIEFSNTIDHLNSIKIFLPFPISSPLFSPDSYFVIEQLKKHHIEFTSNPEQADLIIAENLKILELFSYKYQDYKRYFLYTEEPRFDINFSQQISLNNINIQIMNIYTEDVFINNYTCCIWHKRVDAVNQCLSLLKDSDFNRKKQKKVVTLTTKKQNSSLLREGRNIDLNGLRCEIALTGYYLGKVDIYGQGWEEGVSLEDSREGDWTIRKFEILQDYHFNLCFENTIAPYYCTEKIWDGIIAGCLPIYYGGEDSTIYEDFPPNSFIDYCQFNSSIELFNYIDQMEWSEYQHRMNLCIDTFNKMAKIMKDNQYFIPNRTKRLIEKIITMFA is encoded by the coding sequence ATGTCTGAATTTCCTATTTCTGTTGATTTATATGTGGCTTCTAGTGAAGAAATTGTTGAGAATTTAATACCTTTTTTTGCTCGGCTTGATGATGATCGAGTTCAGAAAGCGATCGCTCATTTCTTTGTTAAATTTCAGCAAAAACCGGGGTTGGGTGCAGTTATTTATCAGAAATTAGCTACTTACTATTACCAACAAAATCAAGTTAATTTAGCCATTAATCTGTATCAGTATTCTATTCAATTAAATCCTAAATTTGAACTTGCTTATTATGAACTTGGAAATATTTTTACTCAACTTCAACAATGGGAAAAGGCTATAACTACTTATAATAAAACTTTAGAATTTCAACCGAATGCAGGTCATATTGATGAAAGAATTGCCGAGGTTTATTACCAACAAGAAATCTGGGAACAAGCTCGATTTTATTATCAAAAAGCGGTTAAATCTCAGCCGAATCTTTGGCTTTCATTTTATAAACTCGGTGAAATTTATTTTCGCCAGCAAGATTGGTTAGAAGCGATCGCCACTTACCAAGTTTCAATTTACCACAAATCAGACTTTCCTTGGTCATATTTCCGTTTAGGGGAATGTTTCGCAGTAGTAGAAAATTGGCAAGCATCAGCCCAAACTTATGAAAAAGCAATTGAATTATTACCAGATTTTTATTGGGGTTATCAAGCCTTGGGTCAAATTTATTTAAAATTAGAAGCTTGGGAAAAAGCGGTTAATCTGTACCAGCGTGCTAGTCAATTAAAATCAGATTATTATTGTTGTTATAAAGATTTAGCTTATGCTTATCTGAGGTTGGGAGAATGGGAAGAAGCGTTAAAAAATTATCAGAAAGCAGTTGAACTGAAAATAGAACTTTCTCCCCAAGATCAACACTGGAAAAATCTTTTAAACCAACTCAAAGATCAGCCTATTGAATTCAGCAATACTATTGATCATCTTAACAGTATTAAAATATTTCTTCCCTTTCCCATTAGTTCACCCTTGTTTAGTCCTGATAGTTATTTTGTGATTGAACAACTCAAAAAACATCATATTGAATTTACCTCTAACCCAGAACAGGCAGATTTAATTATTGCTGAAAATTTGAAGATTTTGGAACTTTTTAGTTATAAATATCAAGATTATAAACGATATTTTTTATATACGGAAGAACCTCGCTTTGATATCAATTTTTCTCAACAAATCTCTTTAAATAACATTAATATCCAGATTATGAATATCTATACTGAGGATGTTTTTATCAATAACTATACTTGTTGTATTTGGCATAAAAGGGTAGATGCTGTTAATCAATGTTTATCCTTATTAAAAGACAGTGATTTTAATCGCAAAAAACAGAAAAAAGTAGTAACATTAACGACGAAAAAGCAGAATTCTAGTTTATTGAGAGAGGGAAGGAATATTGATTTGAATGGGTTACGCTGTGAAATTGCCTTAACAGGGTATTATTTAGGAAAAGTTGATATCTATGGTCAAGGTTGGGAGGAAGGTGTGTCTTTAGAAGATTCTAGGGAGGGAGATTGGACAATTAGAAAATTTGAAATTTTACAAGATTATCATTTTAATCTTTGTTTCGAGAATACCATTGCTCCTTATTATTGTACGGAAAAGATTTGGGATGGGATTATTGCAGGGTGTTTACCGATTTATTATGGGGGAGAAGATTCAACAATTTATGAAGATTTCCCACCGAATAGCTTTATTGATTATTGTCAGTTTAACAGTTCCATAGAACTCTTCAACTATATTGATCAGATGGAATGGTCAGAATATCAGCACAGGATGAATTTATGTATTGATACGTTTAATAAAATGGCTAAAATTATGAAAGACAATCAATATTTTATCCCAAACCGCACAAAACGGTTAATTGAAAAAATCATCACGATGTTTGCTTGA
- a CDS encoding DUF928 domain-containing protein, producing MLKPSLFLKLIFIGSTLALNLLLIPLPLQAQDDPVPPGTGGTGDTKPGGTRGTCLGDTTSQSLTALIPAIEQRTEQPLELTTLPHPTVLIYIPKTEAKIVKFIIVEDQSNKPIYKTEINLQKQPGILAIEMPKNQPELKDEVVYRWTVSLDCTDSIDPSVQGWIKRIQPNPELTQALQKTPAEQWLVYAKAGIWYDAIATLATLRQAEPNNPQLESNWQELLQSVKLDAVAKAPLIQP from the coding sequence ATGCTAAAACCCTCATTATTTTTAAAGCTAATTTTTATTGGTTCTACCTTGGCTTTAAACCTATTGCTGATTCCCTTACCCTTACAAGCTCAAGACGACCCTGTACCCCCTGGTACAGGAGGAACAGGAGACACGAAGCCAGGAGGGACACGGGGAACGTGCTTAGGCGATACGACTTCTCAATCCTTAACCGCTCTAATTCCCGCTATAGAACAACGGACAGAACAACCGTTGGAACTAACCACATTACCCCATCCAACAGTTTTAATTTATATCCCAAAAACCGAGGCAAAGATTGTCAAATTTATTATTGTTGAGGATCAATCGAATAAACCTATTTATAAAACAGAAATTAATCTGCAAAAACAACCCGGAATTCTAGCAATAGAAATGCCTAAAAATCAACCGGAACTAAAAGATGAAGTTGTCTATCGTTGGACTGTTTCTTTAGACTGTACTGATTCAATTGATCCTTCTGTTCAAGGATGGATTAAGCGAATTCAACCGAATCCTGAATTAACTCAAGCCTTACAAAAAACTCCTGCTGAACAATGGTTAGTCTATGCTAAAGCCGGAATTTGGTATGATGCGATCGCAACTTTAGCCACCCTGCGTCAAGCTGAACCGAATAATCCCCAATTAGAATCGAATTGGCAAGAACTTCTCCAAAGTGTTAAACTTGATGCTGTGGCAAAAGCGCCTCTAATTCAACCTTAA
- a CDS encoding tetratricopeptide repeat protein, which produces MNSRLGLIALLTLLTSLTLTIPSPLLLGKKFERGNRVFAQTVTERKAEADRLFNQGIQQYTTSQYQAAIQSWETALNIYREIGDRNGEGSVLGNLGIAYDSLGQYQKAIEFYQQSLTIFREIGDRNGEGGALNTLGSAYDSLGQYQKAIEFYQQSLTIKREIGDRNGEGNALNNLGIAYRNLGQYQKVIEFFQQSLTIKREIGDRNGEGNALIGLGLAYNNLGQYQKAIEFFQQSLTILREIGDRNGEGNALIGLGNAYGSLGQYQKAIEFYQQSLTIFREIGDRNGEGSVLGNLGSAYGSLGQYQKAIEFFQQSLTITREIGDRNGEGSVLGNLGLAYKSLGQYQKAIEFYQQSLTIAREIGDRNGEGLALSNLGSAYYSLGQYQKAIEFFQQSLTIAREIGDRNGEGGALIGLGYAYNSLGQYQKAIEFYQQSLTIKREIGDRNGEGGALIGLGNAYNSLGQYQKAIEFYQQSLTIKREIGDRNGEGNALNNLGIAYRNLGQYQKAIEFFQQSLTILREIGDRNGEGNALIGLGAALFELKNFPEAEKYLFSSLEVKESLRQGIQDDLDKVSLSDTQRNSYNLLQQVLIAQNKTEPALEVSERGRGRALVELLTQRFNPNSEPFSPVVSLAQLQAIARQQNATIVQYSRIFDDFSQDGKQQYLESELYIWVIKPTGEVEFRQADLKLLWQQQNTSLGHLIFAARCFGDDACRSDFITASASSNVVTRSNLRSTPLFNFQADDRRVKAQNIDINPHQYRELKQLHQLLIKPIEDLLPTNPDEPVIFVPTDALFYLPFAALVDEEGKFLIEKHTIVMSPAITVLETTHKQRQNLSSSAQDIVIVGNPQMPKLAPSQGEEPQPLASLRYAEKEAIEIAKMFNTSALIGANATESTVVERLKTARIIHFATHGFVDNIQPLNSSVALTPGGSEDGLLTADEIFDLKLNAELVVLSACDTGLGQLTGDGMIGLSRSFLNAGVPSLVMSLWAVDDRKTSQLMIQFYQNLQTTPNKAQALRQAMLTIKNQYPDPYYWAAFTLIGEGQ; this is translated from the coding sequence ATGAACTCACGTCTAGGATTAATCGCTTTACTCACTTTATTAACCAGTTTAACCTTAACAATTCCCTCTCCACTCCTATTGGGGAAAAAATTTGAGAGGGGTAATAGAGTATTCGCCCAAACGGTTACAGAACGAAAAGCCGAAGCAGACCGATTATTCAATCAGGGAATACAACAATATACAACTAGCCAATACCAAGCCGCAATTCAGTCTTGGGAAACTGCATTAAACATTTATCGTGAAATCGGCGATCGCAATGGAGAAGGAAGTGTTCTCGGTAATTTGGGTATTGCTTACGATAGCTTAGGACAATATCAAAAAGCAATAGAGTTTTATCAACAGTCTTTAACTATTTTCCGTGAAATCGGCGATCGCAATGGAGAAGGAGGTGCTCTCAATACTTTGGGTTCTGCTTACGATAGCTTAGGACAATATCAAAAAGCAATTGAGTTTTATCAACAGTCTTTAACTATTAAACGTGAAATCGGCGATCGCAATGGAGAAGGAAATGCTCTCAATAATTTGGGTATTGCTTACCGTAACTTAGGACAATATCAAAAAGTAATAGAGTTTTTTCAACAGTCTTTAACTATTAAACGTGAAATCGGCGATCGCAATGGAGAAGGAAATGCTCTCATAGGTTTGGGTCTTGCTTACAATAACTTAGGACAATATCAAAAAGCAATTGAGTTTTTTCAACAGTCTTTAACTATTTTACGTGAAATCGGCGATCGCAATGGAGAAGGAAATGCTCTCATAGGTTTGGGTAATGCTTACGGTAGCTTAGGACAATATCAAAAAGCAATTGAGTTTTATCAACAGTCTTTAACTATTTTCCGTGAAATCGGCGATCGCAATGGAGAAGGAAGTGTTCTCGGTAATTTGGGTTCTGCTTACGGTAGCTTAGGACAATATCAAAAAGCAATTGAGTTTTTTCAACAGTCTTTAACTATTACCCGTGAAATCGGCGATCGCAATGGAGAAGGAAGTGTTCTCGGTAATTTGGGTCTTGCTTACAAGAGCTTAGGACAATATCAAAAAGCAATTGAGTTTTATCAACAGTCTTTAACCATTGCCCGTGAAATCGGCGATCGCAATGGAGAAGGACTTGCTCTCAGTAATTTGGGTTCTGCTTACTATAGCTTAGGACAATATCAAAAAGCAATTGAGTTTTTTCAACAGTCTTTAACCATTGCCCGTGAAATCGGCGATCGCAATGGAGAAGGAGGTGCTCTCATAGGTTTGGGTTATGCTTACAATAGCTTAGGACAATATCAAAAAGCAATTGAGTTTTATCAACAGTCTTTAACTATTAAACGTGAAATCGGCGATCGCAATGGAGAAGGAGGTGCTCTCATAGGTTTGGGTAATGCTTACAATAGCTTAGGACAATATCAAAAAGCAATTGAGTTTTATCAACAGTCTTTAACTATTAAACGTGAAATCGGCGATCGCAATGGAGAAGGAAATGCTCTCAATAATTTGGGTATTGCTTACCGTAACTTAGGACAATATCAAAAAGCAATTGAGTTTTTTCAACAGTCTTTAACTATTTTACGTGAAATCGGCGATCGCAATGGAGAAGGAAATGCTCTCATAGGTTTGGGTGCTGCTTTGTTTGAATTGAAGAATTTTCCTGAAGCTGAAAAATATCTGTTTTCTAGTCTCGAAGTTAAGGAATCTCTGCGACAAGGAATTCAAGACGACCTCGATAAAGTATCTCTTTCCGACACTCAACGCAATTCCTATAATCTGCTTCAACAAGTTTTAATTGCTCAAAATAAAACTGAGCCAGCTTTAGAAGTTTCTGAACGAGGTCGGGGGAGAGCGTTAGTCGAGTTATTAACTCAACGATTCAACCCCAATTCCGAACCCTTTTCTCCGGTTGTTTCTTTAGCCCAACTCCAAGCCATTGCTCGACAACAAAATGCAACAATTGTTCAATATTCTAGGATTTTTGATGATTTCTCACAAGACGGTAAACAACAATACCTAGAGTCAGAATTATATATTTGGGTAATTAAGCCCACTGGAGAAGTTGAGTTTAGACAAGCCGATCTTAAACTTCTTTGGCAACAACAAAACACCTCTCTAGGTCATCTCATTTTCGCAGCGCGTTGCTTTGGTGATGATGCCTGTAGAAGTGATTTTATTACCGCTTCAGCTAGTTCTAATGTTGTAACTCGTTCTAATTTGAGAAGCACTCCTCTATTTAATTTTCAAGCTGATGATCGTCGAGTAAAAGCACAAAATATCGATATTAATCCGCATCAATATCGAGAGTTAAAACAACTCCATCAACTGTTAATTAAACCCATTGAAGATTTATTACCGACTAACCCAGATGAACCAGTGATTTTTGTTCCCACAGATGCTTTATTTTATCTACCTTTTGCGGCTTTGGTAGATGAGGAAGGAAAATTCTTAATTGAAAAACATACAATTGTAATGTCTCCTGCCATTACTGTGTTAGAAACGACTCACAAACAACGGCAAAATTTGTCTTCTTCTGCCCAAGATATTGTGATTGTGGGTAATCCACAAATGCCGAAACTTGCACCGAGTCAAGGGGAAGAACCTCAACCGTTAGCTTCCCTTCGCTATGCTGAAAAAGAAGCGATTGAGATTGCTAAAATGTTCAATACTTCGGCTTTAATTGGAGCCAATGCAACAGAATCAACGGTAGTTGAACGCTTGAAAACTGCTCGAATTATTCATTTTGCTACTCACGGATTTGTTGATAATATTCAACCTTTAAATAGTAGCGTAGCATTAACTCCTGGGGGTTCGGAGGATGGATTATTAACGGCGGATGAAATTTTTGACTTAAAATTAAATGCAGAATTAGTGGTTTTAAGTGCCTGTGACACTGGACTTGGACAGTTAACCGGGGATGGGATGATTGGGTTATCTCGTTCGTTTTTGAATGCAGGAGTTCCGAGTTTAGTGATGTCGTTATGGGCTGTAGATGATCGAAAAACTTCTCAATTGATGATACAATTTTATCAGAACTTACAGACGACACCCAACAAAGCCCAAGCGTTACGACAAGCGATGTTAACGATTAAAAATCAATATCCTGATCCTTATTATTGGGCGGCGTTTACTTTAATTGGTGAGGGACAATAA
- a CDS encoding CHASE2 domain-containing protein — translation MNLKFKLPVKLRTVIIPSLTIIGLLVIRQLGGLQPLELAAFDSMVRVRPQADPDPRLLIVEITEDDLQSIEQWPVPDEILAQVLANLQRYNPRVIGIDLFRDIAIHPGHKALVQQLQKPNIIGINLIGDEDIRTIPPPPKLPSKRIGFVNIPVDPDGVVRRQLMFTSGLKSFSVQLALAYLKPLGIKPKLTVNKEYQLGNVIFKKLESNSGGYQNIDAGGYKLLLNYRTPKNLAHTVTLTDILQNKINPNLVKDKIVLIGTSAPSIKDVFPTPYSSSQIRLREMPGVVIHGHAISQILSAVLDEKPLFRFWSELVEILWIFTWAILGGYLGFKWKKTSLLIGGSLLCLSGLGLISYGLFLRMFWVPVAAPMLGFILTFTGTVIAQVRESQQQQYMVMKLLGQQTSSDIAETLWTERSHLINSGLLPPKTLTATILFTDLKNFSTIAEKQSSESLMIWLNEYLSAMTDIVLKHQGIVSKFTGDGLMAAFGVPVARTTFEAIAKDAENAVNAALEMGQHLQQLNEQWQQQGLPSVGMRVGIYTGTVTVGSLGGKNRLEYGLIGDSVNIASRLESCEKHREGGICRILIAQETLNYLKGRFVVESWGELTLKGKEIPITVYQVLGKF, via the coding sequence ATGAATCTAAAATTTAAGCTACCTGTTAAACTGCGAACGGTAATAATCCCCAGTTTGACAATAATCGGTTTACTGGTAATTCGACAATTGGGGGGGTTACAACCGTTGGAATTAGCCGCCTTTGATAGCATGGTGCGAGTGCGTCCTCAAGCTGACCCTGACCCTCGCCTCTTGATTGTAGAAATTACAGAAGACGATTTACAATCCATCGAACAATGGCCTGTACCTGATGAAATTTTAGCCCAAGTTTTAGCTAATTTGCAACGTTATAATCCCCGTGTGATTGGAATCGATTTATTTCGAGATATTGCTATTCATCCCGGTCATAAAGCGTTAGTTCAACAATTGCAAAAACCAAATATTATTGGCATTAATTTAATTGGGGATGAGGACATTAGGACAATTCCGCCTCCCCCAAAGCTTCCCTCAAAACGCATCGGGTTTGTTAATATTCCTGTTGACCCCGATGGGGTTGTGCGTCGTCAATTAATGTTTACTTCGGGGTTAAAGTCTTTTTCTGTTCAGTTAGCTTTAGCTTATCTTAAACCCCTAGGCATTAAACCAAAATTAACGGTTAATAAGGAATATCAATTAGGCAACGTCATCTTTAAAAAGCTAGAATCAAACTCTGGCGGATATCAAAATATTGATGCAGGCGGATATAAACTTTTATTGAATTATCGAACCCCTAAAAATCTGGCTCATACGGTTACATTAACCGATATTTTACAAAATAAAATTAATCCCAATTTGGTTAAAGATAAAATTGTTTTAATTGGGACATCTGCGCCCAGCATTAAAGATGTTTTCCCCACTCCCTATAGTAGCAGTCAAATTCGACTGCGAGAAATGCCCGGAGTTGTGATTCATGGTCATGCCATTAGTCAAATTCTCAGTGCTGTTTTAGATGAAAAACCTTTGTTTAGATTTTGGTCTGAACTTGTCGAAATTCTCTGGATATTCACTTGGGCAATCTTAGGAGGATATTTGGGGTTTAAATGGAAAAAAACCAGTCTTTTAATTGGAGGCAGCTTACTGTGTTTAAGTGGATTAGGACTCATCAGTTACGGACTTTTTTTGCGGATGTTTTGGGTTCCGGTGGCTGCACCCATGTTAGGATTTATTCTAACCTTTACTGGGACGGTGATTGCTCAAGTTCGGGAATCTCAACAGCAACAATATATGGTGATGAAATTGTTAGGACAACAAACCTCTTCAGATATTGCAGAAACACTTTGGACAGAGCGATCGCATTTAATTAACTCTGGTCTTTTACCCCCAAAAACTCTAACCGCAACGATCCTATTTACTGATTTAAAAAACTTTAGCACCATCGCCGAAAAGCAATCCTCAGAATCCTTAATGATTTGGTTAAATGAATACCTGAGTGCCATGACCGATATTGTTTTAAAACATCAAGGTATTGTGAGTAAATTCACCGGAGATGGGTTAATGGCAGCCTTTGGGGTTCCAGTTGCTAGAACTACATTTGAAGCGATCGCAAAAGATGCTGAAAATGCCGTTAATGCAGCTTTAGAAATGGGTCAACATTTACAGCAACTCAACGAACAATGGCAACAACAAGGATTACCGTCTGTCGGAATGCGAGTAGGAATTTATACTGGAACCGTAACCGTCGGAAGTTTAGGCGGAAAGAATCGTTTAGAATATGGGTTAATTGGAGATAGCGTTAATATTGCATCCCGTTTAGAAAGCTGCGAAAAACACCGAGAAGGTGGCATCTGTCGAATTTTAATCGCTCAAGAAACCTTAAATTATTTAAAGGGCAGATTTGTAGTAGAATCCTGGGGAGAACTAACGTTAAAAGGGAAAGAAATCCCGATTACAGTCTATCAAGTTTTAGGAAAATTTTAA